A genomic region of Anas acuta chromosome 1, bAnaAcu1.1, whole genome shotgun sequence contains the following coding sequences:
- the ADPRHL1 gene encoding inactive ADP-ribosyltransferase ARH2 isoform X1 — translation MDKFKAALVLAGVGDALGYRNFSRQDNALGAKIQQELKEIGGLENLVLSPDKWPVSDNTLMHMATAEAVITDYWCLEDLYRELVRRYVDAVDKLSGRRPDPATIEGCRELKPDNYLLAWHTPFNEKGSGFGASTKAMCLGMRYWKPERLESLIEVSIECGRMTHNHPTGFLGSLCTALFVAYAIQGKPLVQWGREMMKVVPMAEEYCKKTIRHMAEYQEHWFYFEAKWQFYLEEREINEENQNKPVFPDNYDAEEREKTYRRWSSEGRGGRRGHDAPMIAYDALLGCGGDWTELCNRSMFHGGESAATGSIAGCLYGLVYGLSKVPKGLYQDLEQRERLEYLGENLYRLSMQENTKRTNSCGDQMLVDPLVLKKKLNRMATEQGAFAVLSSLLLYVTELAACDPQLNSKRTKWAEGKENQVSFKQPSPDTSRGQYPTRFQLLRSRFLNNNREPYIKKRREVGRLVIKERLWANRAGNKLDRGKERRGDGKAAEEGEETAPSERARWSGQGGRNTVKDILKKFLAAEEKEAKEKSPSWKKKGPSSGLPKIVNRSSVLSKLKEQFEQSSLCSAAEVKASLLRKGEKKTKSFPSRKAIRKPEVRVLRTAALAATDIKSPESQYLVCSMVPVPRLSMATEINHPWSWSKNNAAKQPLDRNTPLKEKGDSERKPGEKKTAAHAAQHREDKEEILMAPQEMPDAKDSAKMKVDSTKQGADFNPNLDGSSAICKDKALADCIPPASGHSLDSNRNNLSAGPGTSSPPGATNAAQRAKGNGPPSNSPYSRKAEGSPEPSPQDTKADEIPEIVMYVSCSEEADPELTQPEKDLFFAEQKCIPEQKALENILPFLSPRVQASFEAEPATQDQQLTLLTPAAGKRPPVAQKQAPGLRGRCSEEAKEGEKYHSEDKMHSTSGKNYIDVPDKKEQENEAPQCQMQNEPQIRQPQPPQMPGPQNEFGNSGAETSNPDVNQTKPMFSSKESQEKEPGAAEEHPSSDWEKKRGPLPDEFVKHRLHFAEEDLGKGQLPSSNEMMSDGDSRGLGRSTLTDLEICHKLSKYFLHREETTADEMPWPDSETGLSSSANLETRPASGVAGQRIHHALGNPPAPPPTELVRAGAGGVEDERGSHGCEKHPLPSSDELMMQENNTAAEKKNECDFKKQLLSPNHETENEDATAEETIPLQGFDHYVSLSTKKTGKHDKKTMLARKPLLLLERNQTQTPDDTLMQEENLFPSSAELVPGQKKHAKGTDNVSKYKKHKPLPSDDAMKHGNESMETEEGEERSVLHKFQEEQVSTPSDTMDHDNNSSNERSAHSPQAPQLPSSERDANSQGVKNTGQGLKCPTPARDMVKHERDMTVDENICCNNEKHQLSLSSEPLKRANDTAGKRNMKLSFKNYSAPPRNTASNDNNTTDEENTFHGLKNEPVQHRKSHEGERNTSCDPKNQIPSSGPLVKQDKKSSPQQQPSPADFVKPENKSAEKKTKHTSEKPQSPSSDKLEKPQERSPSAERKQKTPAAEDIPSPKTKAVKGDNEHQHPGKYRLPRSSKAANLEKETPGGEKQQTRSEDFTPGANTAKEKNKFPNLKKYRSVSSEIPAKPQEKDAPDQKQETSAATGFKKPGTNAVKEKDKDKNSEELQSPSSNKGMKSQEKTTSGKRKQKTPSAEDIRPPETKAVKEDDKHQCAGNHQLPLSSKSAKPGKNSPGLGKRETATESFKKPDANDVKDKSKDLGSGMCQSPSSNLQVKPEEKNVTAKKKQSTPPSDEKTKYKAGSPEKRTEKYQLQSSDKKGKKDNDDSGKEGSAGDLKSSQTPLPRDGIKHKSNTAPKDTAPKETAPKDTAPKDTVPKETCLSNTERSPQSSPLPDASKYDGSPAENRRKRPGFKKYQALSSNNLVKHDKDIAEREASWQAAAVTSDRTAELEDCSKTAPFSKYTVESYGERPLDSSFKPLIIRVTDTFKHHS, via the exons ATGGATAAATTCAAGGCTGCGCTTGTACTGGCCGGGGTAGGGGATGCTCTTGGTTACCGAAATTTCTCCCGACAAGACAATGCTTTAGGTGCAAAAatccagcaggagctgaaggaaATCGGAGGGCTCGAGAACCTGGTGCTCTCTCCAGACAAATGGCCAGTAAGTGACAACACTCTCATGCACATGGCTACAGCAGAGGCTGTCATCACAG ACTACTGGTGCCTGGAGGACCTGTACCGCGAGCTGGTGAGGCGCTACGTGGACGCGGTCGACAAGCTGTCGGGGAGGCGGCCAGACCCCGCCACCATCGAGGGCTGCAGGGAACTGAAACCAGACAACTACCTGCTGGCCTGGCACACGCCGTTCAACGAAAAGG GGTCTGGATTTGGAGCATCTACAAAAGCCATGTGCTTAGGGATGAGATACTGGAAGCCAGAAAGGCTCGAGTCACTTATTGAAGTGAGCATTGAGTGTGGACGAATGACTCATAACCACCCTACAG GCTTTCTAGGGTCCTTATGTACAGCTCTCTTTGTGGCTTATGCAATACAAGGGAAGCCCCTGGTGCAGTGGGGAAGAGAGATGATGAAAGTCGTGCCAATGGCCGAGGAATACTGCAAGAAGACCATTCGCCACATGGCAG AATATCAGGAACACTGGTTTTACTTTGAAGCCAAGTGGCAGTTTTACTTGGAGGAGAGAGAAATCAATGAGGAAAACCAGAACAAACCTGTCTTTCCGGACAACTATGatgcagaagagagagaaaag ACCTACCGGAGGTGGAGCTCCGAGGGCCGGGGCGGGAGACGGGGCCACGATGCCCCTATGATCGCCTACGACGCCCTGCTGGGGTGCGGCGGGGACTGGACGGAGCTCTGCAACCGCTCCATGTTCCACGGAG GAGAAAGCGCAGCGACTGGATCTATCGCGGGCTGCCTGTACGGGCTGGTGTACGGCCTGAGCAAGGTTCCCAAGGGCTTGTACCAGGACCTTGAGCAAAGGGAGAGGCTAGAGTACTTGGGAGAGAACCTTTACCGACTGTCCATGCAGGAAAA CACCAAACGCACAAACTCTTGTGGAGATCAGATGCTGGTAGACCCTTTGGTGCTGAAGAAGAAGCTCAATAGGATGGCAACAGAGCAAGGGGCCTTTGCAGtcctcagcagcctgctgctgtacGTCACCGAGCTGGCAGCCTGCGACCCGCAGCTCAACAGCAAGAGGACCAAATGGGCGGAAGGTAAAGAAAACCAGGTGAGTTTTAAACAACCGTCTCCAGACACAAGCAGGGGGCAGTACCCCACCCGATTTCAGCTCCTGCGGTCCCGGTTTCTAAACAACAATCGCGAGCCTTACatcaagaaaagaagagaagtcGGCAGGCTGGTCATCAAGGAGAGGCTGTGGGCGAACAGGGCTGGAAACAAGTTAGACAGAGgcaaggagagaagaggagatgggaaagcagcagaagaaggTGAAGAGACAGCGCCCAGTGAGAGGGCCAGGTGGAGCGGCCAGGGTGGGAGAAACACAGTTAAGGACATCTTGAAGAAATTTCTGGCTGCCGAAGAGAAAGAAGCCAAGGAGAAGTCTCCCAGCTGGAAGAAGAAGGGGCCAAGCAGTGGCTTGCCAAAAATAGTCAACAGGAGTTCAGTCCTCTCCAAGCTGAAGGAGCAGTTTGAACAGAGCTCCCTCTGTTCGGCCGCGGAGGTGAAAGCGTCGCTCTTGCGCAAAGGTGAGAAGAAGACTAAAAGCTTCCCCAGCAGAAAAGCTATTCGTAAGCCCGAGGTCAGAGTGCTGCGCACGGCAGCACTGGCAGCCACAGACATAAAGAGCCCCGAGTCCCAATATTTGGTGTGCTCCATGGTCCCGGTGCCCAGACTCAGCATGGCTACTGAAATTAACCATCCTTGGAGCTGGTCGAAAAATAACGCTGCGAAACAGCCTCTGGATCGCAACACACCGCTGAAGGAAAAGGGGGACTCTGAGAGAAAGCCTGgtgagaagaaaacagcagcacatGCAGCCCAGCACAGGGAGGACAAAGAGGAGATACTGATGGCACCCCAGGAGATGCCTGATGCCAAGGACAGTGCCAAGATGAAAGTAGATTCCACAAAGCAAGGAGCTGACTTTAATCCTAATCTAGATGGCTCTTCTGCCATCTGCAAAGATAAAGCACTTGCAGATTGCATTCCTCCTGCATCTGGGCATAGCCTGGACTCCAACAGGAATAATTTATCAGCTGGGCCTGGTACATCTTCACCACCGGGGGCTACCAATGCTGCCCAACGTGCTAAGGGCAATGGTCCACCTTCTAACTCACCTTACTCTAGAAAAGCTGAAGGATCCCCTGAACCAAGTCCTCAGGACACTAAAGCAGATGAGATTCCTGAAATAGTAATGTACGTATCTTGTTCTGAGGAAGCTGACCCAGAGCTCACACAGCCAGAAAAGGATCTTTTTTTTGCCGAGCAAAAATGTATCCCCGAGCAGAAAGCCCTGGAAAACATCCTGCCATTTCTCTCTCCGAGAGTTCAAGCATCTTTTGAAGCTGAGCCTGCGACGCAGGACCAACAGCTGACTCTTCTAACACCAGCTGCTGGTAAAAGGCCACCAGTAGCTCAAAAACAGGCACCAGGGTTAAGAGGCAGATGTTCTGAGGAAGCCAAAGAAGGGGAGAAATATCACAGTGAAGACAAAATGCACTCTACTTCTGGCAAAAATTACATTGATGTCCCAGATAAAAAGGAACAGGAGAATGAAGCACCCCAGTGCCAAATGCAAAATGAACCCCAAATCAGGCAGCCACAGCCACCTCAAATGCCTGGCCCACAAAATGAGTTTGGTAATTCCGGTGCTGAAACGTCAAATCCCGATGTGAATCAGACCAAACCTATGTTCTCCTCAAAGGAGAGCCAGGAGAAGGAGCCTGGTGCTGCAGAAGAGCACCCCTCTTCTGACTGGGAAAAGAAACGAGGCCCTTTGCCAGATGAGTTTGTGAAACACAGACTGCACTTCGCAGAAGAGGATTTGGGGAAGGGGCAGTTACCTTCATCAAATGAAATGATGAGTGATGGAGACAGTCGAGGCCTGGGCAGGAGTACCTTGACTGACCTGGAGATCTGTCACAAGCTGTCCAAGTATTTCCTTCACCGTGAAGAGACCACTGCAGACGAGATGCCATGGCCTGACTCTGAAACAGGGCTGTCATCCTCAGCGAACCTTGAAACAAGACCAGCGAGTGGGGTTGCAGGACAAAGAATCCACCACGCTCTTGGAaatcccccagcccctccacctACTGAGCTGGTAAGAGCAGGAGCTGGCGGTGTGGAAGATGAGCGTGGCAGTCACGGCTGTGAGAAGCATCCACTGCCCTCTTCAGATGAGCTGATGATGCAGGAGAACAATACTGCAGcggagaagaaaaatgaatgtgattTTAAGAAGCAACTGCTGTCCCCAaatcatgaaacagaaaatgaagatgctACAGCTGAAGAGACAATTCCACTCCAGGGCTTTGATCATTATGTTTCACTTTCgacaaagaaaacaggaaaacatgacaaaaaaacTATGCTAGCAAGAAAGCCCCTGTTGCTCTTGGAGAGGAACCAAACACAAACTCCAGATGATACCTTGATGCAGGAAGAGAACCTGTTTCCTTCATCAGCTGAATTGGTGCCAGGCCAAAAGAAGCATGCAAAAGGTACTGATAACGTCTccaaatataaaaaacataagCCTCTGCCTTCAGATGATGCCATGAAGCATGGCAATGAGAGCATGGAgacagaggagggagaagagagaagtgTCTTACATAAATTTCAGGAGGAACAAGTATCAACACCAAGCGATACGATGGATCATGATAACAACTCGTCAAATGAGAGGAGTGCTCATagtcctcaggcacctcagCTACCTTCGTCAGAACGTGATGCTAACAGTCAAGGGGTGAAAAACACTGGGCAGGGCTTGAAGTGCCCAACACCTGCAAGAGATATGGTTAAACATGAGCGTGATATGACAGTCGATGAAAACATCTGCTGCAATAATGAGAAACACCAACTGTCCCTGTCAAGTGAACCACTGAAACGTGCAAATGACActgcagggaaaagaaacatgaaGTTGAGCTTCAAGAATTACTCAGCACCGCCAAGAAATACAGCAAGCAATGACAATAACACCACTGATGAGGAGAATACTTTTCATGGCTTGAAAAATGAGCCGGTGCAACACAGAAAGAGTCATGAAGGAGAGAGGAATACTTCATGTGATCCTAAAAATCAAATACCATCATCAGGTCCTCTGGTGAAGCAAGACAAGAAATCCTCCCCTCAGCAACAACCATCACCTGCTGACTTCGTAAAGCCTGAAAATAAGTCAGCTGAAAAAAAGACTAAACATACCTCTGAGAAGCCCCAGTCACCTTCTTCAGACAAACTGGAGAAGCCTCAAGAAAGAAGTCCTTCAGCAGAGAGGAAGCAGAAGACACCAGCAGCAGAGGACATCCCATCACCCAAAACAAAGGCTGTAAAAGGGGACAATGAGCACCAGCACCCAGGAAAGTATCGGTTACCACGGTCGAGTAAAGCAGCAAACCTTGAGAAAGAAACtccaggaggagaaaaacagcaaacaaggtCTGAGGATTTTACGCCTGGTGCAAATACTGCAAAAGAGAAGAACAAGTTTCCAAATCTCAAGAAGTACCGATCGGTATCTTCAGAAATACCGGCTAAGCCTCAAGAAAAGGATGCTCCAGATCAAAAGCAAGAAACATCAGCTGCTACAGGTTTTAAGAAGCCTGGTACTaatgctgtaaaagaaaaagataaagataaaaattcagAGGAGCTCCAATCACCCTCTTCAAACAAAGGGATGAAATCCCAAGAAAAAACTACTTCAGGGAAGAGGAAGCAAAAGACACCATCAGCAGAGGACATCAGGCCACCTGAAACAAAGGCTGTAAAAGAGGATGATAAACACCAGTGTGCTGGGAACCATCAGTTACCCCTTTCAAGTAAATCTGCAAAGCCTGGGAAAAATTCTCCAGGATTGGGAAAACGAGAAACCGCAactgaaagttttaaaaagccTGATGCAAATGATGTAAAAGATAAAAGCAAAGATCTAGGTTCTGGGATGTGCCAGTCCCCATCTTCAAATCTGCAGGTgaagcctgaagaaaagaacGTCACAGCCAAAAAGAAGCAATCGACACCACCATCTGATGAAAAAACGAAGTATAAAGCTGGTAGTCCagaaaagagaacagagaaataCCAGCTACAGTCTTCAGataagaaagggaagaaggacAATGATGATTCGGGAAAAGAAGGGTCTGCGGGTGACCTCAAGAGCTCTCAAACTCCATTGCCACGTGATGgcataaaacataaaagcaacACTGCCCCAAAAGACACTGCCCCAAAAGAAACTGCCCCAAAAGACACTGCCCCAAAAGACACTGTCCCAAAAGAGACCTGTTTGTCTAATACAGAGAGGTCCCCCCAGTCATCCCCATTGCCTGATGCATCGAAATATGATGGAAGTCCCgctgaaaatagaagaaaacgGCCTGGATTTAAGAAGTACCAAGCACTCTCATCAAATAATTTGGTGAAGCATGACAAAGACATTGCTGAAAGGGAGGCtagctggcaggcagctgctgtAACAAGCGACagaacagcagagctggaggactGCTCCAAAACAGCACCATTCTCCAAGTACACAGTGGAAAGCTACGGTGAAAGGCCCTTAGATTCATCTTTTAAGCCACTGATCATTAGGGTAACTGACACATTTAAACATCACAGCTAA
- the ADPRHL1 gene encoding inactive ADP-ribosyltransferase ARH2 isoform X3, which yields MDKFKAALVLAGVGDALGYRNFSRQDNALGAKIQQELKEIGGLENLVLSPDKWPVSDNTLMHMATAEAVITDYWCLEDLYRELVRRYVDAVDKLSGRRPDPATIEGCRELKPDNYLLAWHTPFNEKGSGFGASTKAMCLGMRYWKPERLESLIEVSIECGRMTHNHPTGFLGSLCTALFVAYAIQGKPLVQWGREMMKVVPMAEEYCKKTIRHMAEYQEHWFYFEAKWQFYLEEREINEENQNKPVFPDNYDAEEREKTYRRWSSEGRGGRRGHDAPMIAYDALLGCGGDWTELCNRSMFHGAPNAQTLVEIRCW from the exons ATGGATAAATTCAAGGCTGCGCTTGTACTGGCCGGGGTAGGGGATGCTCTTGGTTACCGAAATTTCTCCCGACAAGACAATGCTTTAGGTGCAAAAatccagcaggagctgaaggaaATCGGAGGGCTCGAGAACCTGGTGCTCTCTCCAGACAAATGGCCAGTAAGTGACAACACTCTCATGCACATGGCTACAGCAGAGGCTGTCATCACAG ACTACTGGTGCCTGGAGGACCTGTACCGCGAGCTGGTGAGGCGCTACGTGGACGCGGTCGACAAGCTGTCGGGGAGGCGGCCAGACCCCGCCACCATCGAGGGCTGCAGGGAACTGAAACCAGACAACTACCTGCTGGCCTGGCACACGCCGTTCAACGAAAAGG GGTCTGGATTTGGAGCATCTACAAAAGCCATGTGCTTAGGGATGAGATACTGGAAGCCAGAAAGGCTCGAGTCACTTATTGAAGTGAGCATTGAGTGTGGACGAATGACTCATAACCACCCTACAG GCTTTCTAGGGTCCTTATGTACAGCTCTCTTTGTGGCTTATGCAATACAAGGGAAGCCCCTGGTGCAGTGGGGAAGAGAGATGATGAAAGTCGTGCCAATGGCCGAGGAATACTGCAAGAAGACCATTCGCCACATGGCAG AATATCAGGAACACTGGTTTTACTTTGAAGCCAAGTGGCAGTTTTACTTGGAGGAGAGAGAAATCAATGAGGAAAACCAGAACAAACCTGTCTTTCCGGACAACTATGatgcagaagagagagaaaag ACCTACCGGAGGTGGAGCTCCGAGGGCCGGGGCGGGAGACGGGGCCACGATGCCCCTATGATCGCCTACGACGCCCTGCTGGGGTGCGGCGGGGACTGGACGGAGCTCTGCAACCGCTCCATGTTCCACGGAG CACCAAACGCACAAACTCTTGTGGAGATCAGATGCTGGTAG
- the ADPRHL1 gene encoding inactive ADP-ribosyltransferase ARH2 isoform X2 yields the protein MDKFKAALVLAGVGDALGYRNFSRQDNALGAKIQQELKEIGGLENLVLSPDKWPVSDNTLMHMATAEAVITDYWCLEDLYRELVRRYVDAVDKLSGRRPDPATIEGCRELKPDNYLLAWHTPFNEKGSGFGASTKAMCLGMRYWKPERLESLIEVSIECGRMTHNHPTGFLGSLCTALFVAYAIQGKPLVQWGREMMKVVPMAEEYCKKTIRHMAEYQEHWFYFEAKWQFYLEEREINEENQNKPVFPDNYDAEEREKTYRRWSSEGRGGRRGHDAPMIAYDALLGCGGDWTELCNRSMFHGGESAATGSIAGCLYGLVYGLSKVPKGLYQDLEQRERLEYLGENLYRLSMQEK from the exons ATGGATAAATTCAAGGCTGCGCTTGTACTGGCCGGGGTAGGGGATGCTCTTGGTTACCGAAATTTCTCCCGACAAGACAATGCTTTAGGTGCAAAAatccagcaggagctgaaggaaATCGGAGGGCTCGAGAACCTGGTGCTCTCTCCAGACAAATGGCCAGTAAGTGACAACACTCTCATGCACATGGCTACAGCAGAGGCTGTCATCACAG ACTACTGGTGCCTGGAGGACCTGTACCGCGAGCTGGTGAGGCGCTACGTGGACGCGGTCGACAAGCTGTCGGGGAGGCGGCCAGACCCCGCCACCATCGAGGGCTGCAGGGAACTGAAACCAGACAACTACCTGCTGGCCTGGCACACGCCGTTCAACGAAAAGG GGTCTGGATTTGGAGCATCTACAAAAGCCATGTGCTTAGGGATGAGATACTGGAAGCCAGAAAGGCTCGAGTCACTTATTGAAGTGAGCATTGAGTGTGGACGAATGACTCATAACCACCCTACAG GCTTTCTAGGGTCCTTATGTACAGCTCTCTTTGTGGCTTATGCAATACAAGGGAAGCCCCTGGTGCAGTGGGGAAGAGAGATGATGAAAGTCGTGCCAATGGCCGAGGAATACTGCAAGAAGACCATTCGCCACATGGCAG AATATCAGGAACACTGGTTTTACTTTGAAGCCAAGTGGCAGTTTTACTTGGAGGAGAGAGAAATCAATGAGGAAAACCAGAACAAACCTGTCTTTCCGGACAACTATGatgcagaagagagagaaaag ACCTACCGGAGGTGGAGCTCCGAGGGCCGGGGCGGGAGACGGGGCCACGATGCCCCTATGATCGCCTACGACGCCCTGCTGGGGTGCGGCGGGGACTGGACGGAGCTCTGCAACCGCTCCATGTTCCACGGAG GAGAAAGCGCAGCGACTGGATCTATCGCGGGCTGCCTGTACGGGCTGGTGTACGGCCTGAGCAAGGTTCCCAAGGGCTTGTACCAGGACCTTGAGCAAAGGGAGAGGCTAGAGTACTTGGGAGAGAACCTTTACCGACTGTCCATGCAGGAAAAGTAA